The genomic region TCCATAGACGAAGTAGAAAAAGAAATGCCAAAGAAAAGACCATGTAAATGGAGGACTCATCACCCATGCTTGATTTGTTATTTGATGTAGGCTTAAGTGATCCAAAGACCTCACAAAGCGGGATTAAAGAAGCTGCAACTTCAGGGACCTGTATGAACAGAGTTTTTTTGGAGCCATAAGAACGCCGGAACTTCAACTTCATGTGACTTAATTGAATCAAATAGGGAGAAGAGCTTTATGAGAAGAAACGCGTGCCAAGTTTAAATAATTCTATGATACCAATTTCTATAAAATGAGACTATTTCACTCACCTTACCATGCAAAGAAAGAATGTGAACTGTATCAATATAGGAAGCTCCGAAAAGGAGGGCACTCAGCATTGACATATGGTCAGTTAAGTGacttcttggtccagtataatTGGTAGGTACAGGAGGAGAAAGAAGCTTCACCACAAAGTGCACAACATGTTCCTGAAAGCGGCAAAGTTCAGGGATCCAAATGTAATTctcttaataataattttcttaaaagcCATAACATTGTCAAAATTTGAAGAACAACAGGAGGTAAAAGGCACCATTACGCTCTTCAAGAAAAATAGGACTTGAAAAATAGTCAAATGTAAAATCTCCAGTATTACTGCATGCTTTTTCAACCTGAATGTTCCATCCACTTCTGAGAGATGCACCACATAGGATCTTTGCAGCAGCTGCCTTCTCCTCCTCAGACCCATTTAGTGCAGTCTGATATAACTTCTCTATCTCTTCTAAACTTGAACGGGAGAACGAGGAGAAAATAATCAGCTAAAGATCAGCTCGTATTACAACTAATTTAAGATGTTTTTCATTGTACCTAGAAGCTGGTGTCGTGATAAGGGAGTTTATTAGGGAATCCCTCAGTGGTTCTCCTTCCATGAATGTTGACCAAGGGGATTTTTGAATTGGTGATGTGTCTGACGGTGACATCGTGGATGCAGACACATAAGTGGGCCAATAATATGCTGATGTGTCAATTAAATTTCTTGCAATGCAAGCTTCCACAATAAGGTGCCTCATGTCACCACCTGAAAAACATTTGAGCCAACTGCAAAATTATTACCGGAACCAAATTCAGAGACAGTAGCAGGATGCATGTTTACACTTTTTCTTTAATATGAGATCCACGAATAAAATAAACATGAATTAAtcataatcaaatcaaaatgagCGGTGAGACAGATTTCTAAAATAAACCTGCTTTGATACAGACGTCACCACCACTGCCTGCACCTGATGTATCCTTTTCATTCTTGGAATTACGTACAAAGCGAGCTGCTTTCGTTGCTGCAATATTAGCTGGATCCACAACTGATGAAGGAGGGCACAAGAGGCCAGAGAAATTTCCAAGGACCTGGAGAGAAGAAATCAGGCCCTGTTTCCTTGAAGTATTAGATTTACCATCCATTTTGTGTCCATATCCATTCTCCGTGTTCCCAGACACAGTATCTCCCTTAATAGAAGAGGAATTCAAATTGGTCTCATCCTTCAAAACGTTAGCAATGGCCAAGGGGACAATAGACAGAAGAACACAAAGACGGGACTCAAGATGTGGTATAGGGCCTTCAAGAGGGTCACGTTCCTGCAAAAGAAGAATGAAGGCGAAATTAACTATCCATgctattttgttttttcctttctaaaatATATGCTGACATGGAGTAGTCTCAACTCGTTGCACAAGTCGAAGAGCTGAGAGCCAGAGTGCTAGGAAGGTTTCTTGCCAGCTTGCCTGGTTAAATACTTGCAGCGTCATGATTCCTTCTGCATTAGGTCAGTGAAATCAAGAATTAATTGAATTTCTTgcagttttcttttcttaattcaATCGGAACTAAAGTcagacatgcatgcatgcatacatatatTCATTTGAGACTCTTCAAAAGGACTTACCTGCAAGTATATCAACGACTGATTTAATAGAAAGTTGCTTTCCATCCATTGCATTTTCCATGTATATATCGAAACAAACCCAACAAGTGGAATGACCAAATCCTGGGTTGCAGTGGAATACTGGCTTCTGAGACCCACTATCAAGAAGCATCCCAATTAGCTTGTGCTTATTTAACTGGTATTTAAAACCTGAGACTCTTTGAATGTTGGCAGACAATCTTGCCAGCGGTTCCACTGCAGAACTCAAATCTGAGGATGCAAGTTGACGTCCTTCGAGAAATCGTAGCCTCTTCAGGAGGCCATTGAATATTTCAGGCCTATGAATAGAAGTGGATtagacaaaaaattaattattagtcTCTGTCGACAATCAACATGCATCCTTTTTCATCTAAATGTTTTTAGTGCACTGACAGAacaattaagaaaattattaaataacgTGAATTGTCAATATTGCATGGTTGGATTCTGACAGCATCGGCAAATTGAAGGTGAGAAATATTATGAATGAGACGCTTACATATTCAAGTGAACAAGTCGAAGCAGAACCAAAGCTTTTCTGCTTTCAGTTAGTTTCGCCAGCACCTCTATGGCCAAAAAAGAATTCATTTTCCTTATCCGTTCACGATGttctttaattttgaaattcttACTTTCCCTGGAATCAATTTCCATATCACTGTAGTCTGCACCTCCAAAATCTGATCTCGGCCTCTTTCGGGATGTCATTTTGAATCCCCAATCATCCAACGTACTGTCAATCAAGCTACTGATTACACTGAAAAAGAACAAGACCAATGCATGACCAAGCTCCACAACATGAACTTTATAAGTCTGAGAAAGCTCAAGGACAACATCAATGGATTCCATTATCCTGCAAGACAGAAGAATGAAAGTTTCAGCAGTTCATTCAATTGATTGAATGAAAAAGTCATGCTAACAATGTCGGTATTCCTTTTCCCAAACATTCGTGTTAACGAAACCAAACTAAACCATCTCAACCAAGAAGCAAACTTTCCACCAAGTTCGAAAATGAATAGAGTTAAGCCATCTAAACCACAATAGCATTAGGCAAACAGAGAGTTTATCAAAATAGagcataataaaatgaaacaaaattaaaccaagACAGAAAATGTTCACCAAGTTTCGAAATGACATAGAGATTGAACCATCTAAACCAACCATAACGCAAACACTTCCACCAAATCAAACCATCTAAACCACAACGGCGTCGGGCAAACAGAAAGTTAATCAAAATAGAGCATAATACAATGAAACGAAATTAAACCATCTAAACCAAGACGGAAAATTTCCACCAAGTTCGACAATGCATGGAGACTAAACCGTCTAAACCAACCAAGATGCAAACTTTTCCACCAACTCAAAACATCTAAAGTTCTAAACCACAATGGCATCAGGCAGACATGAAATTAATCAAAAAAGAGCACAACATGAGATCCGTAAACTCACTTTTCTTTGGAAACATCGCCAGAAAGTGGACCAAATGAAAATGCATATCTTCTCAGGAGTTCAAGATAGAGTCTATAAGCTTCTGGTTGAGACCATCTATTAGGAATCACCCTGTAACACAAAATCAtccaatcaaacaaaaacatgaTAACATTGCCAATGTGTTAATCGGGTAGCGAATTTCAACCCCTTTAGCAGACTGCGCTCCAAATTGAATATTTTATAATCTTTTCCGGACTCTCGAGTGCTCGAGGCTAAAAAATGAGTGTCAAAATcgtgaaaataataaaaaaaatgcagtGAGTGGGGAAGTGTAGCGTACCTGGAAGACAAAATGGAGAGGACATGGGGAGGGGAGAGGAGGCCGGAGGAGAGAGCAATGTCAAGAAACTTCCAAAGGGAAGGTCGGTTGTGTTGGAAGCAGAGTTGGGATACCAACACTTCCGCCAACTCAGTGCTCGGAGCTGCCTCGACCCATTTCCCCACTTCCACCGCCCACTCCACCGGGCTCTCCGTCTCCCTCTGCTTGGCCGCCGACACCAGCTTCGCCACCCGCCGCTGCAGTTCACTCCCCATTCCAATGGACCTGCAAAGTTCCACCCTTTCTTATCAAATCCATATTGTTTTGGATTTTctcaaatttataattaaaatttgcCCATGTATACAGTACTCCTGTGCTGCCGCTCACACAACATAACTGCGTGATTACTTTTGtgggaagggaagggaagggtTGTTGGGCAATAAATTAGTGTCTATAATTTTGTGTGCAAAGATGTAGGGGCACCTACCACAACCACGCACTCCTCACCTCAAACtcaattttcattgtgacgaaaatggactaggattctcttccttctcttttcATTATCTTTCCTTATTTCTCtcatattctttattttatttttctctttttatataaaattaatataagttgttgacgtgacttaaccgtaactgttcaaataggaagggagggaaaggaaggagaaaaaaaTGGGGAAATAATCATACTCCGACAAAAATATAGTGTTAACAGGAAATGTTATTATACAAGAACActagaaaaattattatttttaattgtataGTAATATATGGTATACTGGTTGTGTTTCGGACATATTGAAACCTCTCTTCTTCATGTAAGAAAAAGACTTTTATTATGTCATTTTGTGTCagtaatataatatttaaaataaggtttttagaTAAAATGGTTATTGTGATTGGCATAACTTCTCACTTTAGTCTTCACTTTGGTCCTAAGTGGTTCCTGAGTTTGTCcccattaattattttagtcattccgtgaaaaatctctattaaataaagatcaaaatgacaaaaatagccttaattttttgtcaaatcattttagtCCGTCGATAATTGcattgaaacttgaaagtgtttttgtcattttactctttatttaacataatttttcacggaatgaccaaaatgattgatggtaaaTAAACTCAATgattacttttattgattttaaatctcaaggaccaaggTGAAGATTTATACCAATTTCAAAGattattttgactaaaaagtctaaaaattaatttgtaatCGTAGATCactatatcatcaacataaacgtCAAGCTAATATTGTATCACCAACATTAATTTGTAGTCATAGATCACCGTATcattaacataaaaattaatttataatcATAGACCACCGATCAACATAAAAGTTGCTCAAAAATGCATCATTTGATTCAATTTTCAAGCCCAAATGCCAATGAATCAAACATTTCTCACCAATCTACTGAAAACTTGTTAAGCTTCGATCCGCCCGCCATGAAAATTGAGAGCCTCGAGATTTTGCTTTTGCCCAACTGCAATTAATTGAGCAAAATGCAAAGGTAAAGGCATTGAGTTGATTGGAGAGTCCGAGAGGTCGGTGTCCCAACGGCCCCTGCGATGGAATAACGGTTGCAATTTGCGTTACATGTCGTGCATGTGTGTTGTTATGTGTCATTGTCCTTTGTCGATGTCTTTATGTCTTTATGTGCACGTAAGGGTTAGGTGTCAACACAAAAAGAAGCCTTCTAGTCCAACAAACAGAACCCCAAGAAAGACatgggtttttttgtttctatcCAATTAGGCCCAAAACAATCTAAGGGCATATGAAAGTCCCTTATGAATAAGGGCATGTTACATGTTGATAAAATagctaaaaacatttttagaaaataaagaacgCCTTTAACAACGTTTGTCATAAGAAGTTGTGAGTGTTTATTTCAAATTGCTTTTTTGAaaaagcatttgaatttttaaccaCAACAAGTGGCCTAGCAAAAAAGTACGAACAACggctttctaaaaaaaaaaagtggaaggTCCTATGTTCGATACTTTGTAAGCCGTGAATCTGCTTGATTGTGGCCAAAATTAGGGTGAAATTCCCAACTAGCCTCCTCCGGGCCCCGAAGGGATTGATAATCGTGATTAGACACCAGTTGTCCTCcttttaataagaaaaaaaaaagcatttgaaTTCTCATTAATTTTTTGGACATTTTTAATAGAAGCGCTTATGAACAGAGGTGATGCTCAATatataaaagcacttctaaataAGTATTAAGGGTTGGTTTGGGTTTGTAGTGctttggaggaaaaaaaaaatgctgtcAATGAAAGTAGAAAAACATAAGCATGGTCTatcatgcttctaaaaaaagtgttttttttttttcaaagcatagtaatCAATACTCATTTAATGCAAACATACTCCCAgatgttttacaaaattacaacctTTGCCCTACATTATTTAATGAAGGGCAAAATTTCAAATGGCAAGCATACCTTTGAATGCGTAGTTATCAATGatcatttaatgaaattttcaaatggcaaGCATACCCTTAGATGTTTAACAAAATTACAACCTTTGGCCTACATTATTgtctttgacaattattatatcacattaagtactatatcatttttaatcatttaacatattcaaagcaatttatataaaagtttaccaaacactcaacaattttaatttacagttatttattttcacacCACAACATAagtagtttttcttaaaaagcacaacaatatcaaactagctctaaatattttatataatctTAAGAATTGTTGATTAGGGCTTTAACCCTTTTTAAAATAGTTCAAAAGGAGGCATGATGAGTTAAAACGCAGATGCAAATATCCCATGATCCCATGAAGTTGGTCTTCAGGAAGCTTTCAAACAACAATGCATTGTGTGTGAATTGACAATTAacgaataaaaaataataaaaaaaacacggTTAGACACGCAATTTCAAGAAACAAATTTGACAGTGGAAATCTTTCATCTTGAaaagaaattttgtttttcttcacattttttCAACGGTCAATAAATCCCTTCAAACATGTGGTTTGCGTTATCTTATCTTCTAAAATATGTGGTTTGCGTTTTCGCTGCTTGGTGGCATTACTAGTTGGCACAACCATTTTGAAGTGTTTGAGTGTAGGTGAATGGAAACGTTTATGCAAGCCCGGCTCAGGTTCAATGCTGGCAGGACGACTGTTCGGGGCTTAAAAAAATTAGGGgtaccaaaattattagggtggtatatttatatatgtttttataagagtataaatttataaaatttggtttagt from Pyrus communis chromosome 9, drPyrComm1.1, whole genome shotgun sequence harbors:
- the LOC137745116 gene encoding mediator of RNA polymerase II transcription subunit 33A-like, which gives rise to MGSELQRRVAKLVSAAKQRETESPVEWAVEVGKWVEAAPSTELAEVLVSQLCFQHNRPSLWKFLDIALSSGLLSPPHVLSILSSRVIPNRWSQPEAYRLYLELLRRYAFSFGPLSGDVSKEKIMESIDVVLELSQTYKVHVVELGHALVLFFFSVISSLIDSTLDDWGFKMTSRKRPRSDFGGADYSDMEIDSRESKNFKIKEHRERIRKMNSFLAIEVLAKLTESRKALVLLRLVHLNMPEIFNGLLKRLRFLEGRQLASSDLSSAVEPLARLSANIQRVSGFKYQLNKHKLIGMLLDSGSQKPVFHCNPGFGHSTCWVCFDIYMENAMDGKQLSIKSVVDILAEGIMTLQVFNQASWQETFLALWLSALRLVQRERDPLEGPIPHLESRLCVLLSIVPLAIANVLKDETNLNSSSIKGDTVSGNTENGYGHKMDGKSNTSRKQGLISSLQVLGNFSGLLCPPSSVVDPANIAATKAARFVRNSKNEKDTSGAGSGGDVCIKAGGDMRHLIVEACIARNLIDTSAYYWPTYVSASTMSPSDTSPIQKSPWSTFMEGEPLRDSLINSLITTPASSLEEIEKLYQTALNGSEEEKAAAAKILCGASLRSGWNIQEHVVHFVVKLLSPPVPTNYTGPRSHLTDHMSMLSALLFGASYIDTVHILSLHGKVPEVAASLIPLCEVFGSLKPTSNNKSSMGDESSIYMVFSLAFLFLLRLWKFYRPPLEQYITDRGGPVGGVLTLEYLLLLRNGHIAPAGDETNGSGDRLESSHVGPMCIDSYPKLQAWYRQDRSCIASTLSSLSSGNPVHEVANKILSMIYWKITRVGAPPSNSSGPSSASISGSPADTGEDSCQRPMLPAWEVLEAIPFVLDAILTACAHGRLSSRDLTTGLRDLVEFLPASLAAIISYFSAEVTRGIWKPVPMNGIDWPSPAVILQSVDSEIKEILDAVGVNVPSCTSGISTAMLPLPLAALVSLTITFKLEKSVEYVHTVAGLALENCASGCCWPSMPIVGCLWAQKVRRWHNFIVVSTSRSVFRQNKDAVAQLLRSCFSSFLGTPHASTSSLSSQSSVNGLLGFTIADINARPSVAPGFLYLRSCRTIHVVQYVNDVIVGLVAEYAVKLVTRCARTDSPRLNSSQVSQCLAIAKTKEVASLGASLLCVTGGVQLVQELYRETIPNRLLSSKEERHGEANAVSRVMEGYAMAYLVILSGSIEWGIGDNLPSWTLSRRARVVGIHMDFLAGALEGNISLGCHPATWKAYVSCLVGLMVNFAPVWIREVKVETLRKLAGGLRGWHECELALSLLERGGASAVGSAAELVVNVLD